The Oncorhynchus tshawytscha isolate Ot180627B linkage group LG12, Otsh_v2.0, whole genome shotgun sequence genome includes a window with the following:
- the LOC112262913 gene encoding glycerol-3-phosphate acyltransferase 4, producing the protein MGPFLDFNPFDNLLCILLGISFTVWFTLLLVFIIVPAIFGVSFGIRRLYMKTLLKIFEWATHRIERGAKDNNHLLYKPYSNAIIAKEPTSLEEEINEIRRRGSNRDLDSASEFEMSDIFYFCRRGVESIMDDEVTKRFSAEELESWNLLTRSNYNFQHISLRLTVLWGLGVVIRYGFLLPLRVTLAFTGVGLLVVLTSIIGFLPNGRMKNFLSEQVHLMCYRICVRALTAIITYHDSENKPKNGGICVANHTSPIDVIILASDGCYAMVGQIHGGLMGVIQKSMVKACPHIWFERSEVKDRHLVAKRLSDHVEDTTKLPILIFPEGTCINNTSVMMFKKGSFEIGSTVYPVAIKYDPRFGDAFWNSSQFGMVNYLLRMMSSWAIVCSVWYLPPMTREEGEDAVKFASRVKAAIARQGGLVDLLWDGGLKRGKVKDTFKEEQQKLYSKMLVGTQEDRSRS; encoded by the exons ATGGGCCCATTCTTAGACTTCAACCCTTTTGATAACCTGCTGTGCATTCTCTTGGGCATCTCCTTCACTGTGTGGTTCACCCTACTGCTCGTCTTCATCATCGTGCCTGCCATCTTTGGAGTGTCCTTTGGCATTCGCCGGCTCTACATGAAAACCTTACTGAAGATCTTTGAG TGGGCCACGCATAGAATTGAAAGAGGAGCCAAGGATAACAACCATCTCTTGTACAAGCCCTACTCGAATG CCATCATTGCCAAGGAGCCCACCTCCCTGGAGGAGGAGATTAATGAGATCCGGCGCCGTGGCAGTAACCGGGACCTGGACTCCGCTTCTGAGTTTGAGATGTCTGACATCTTCTACTTCTGCCGGCGAGGAGTGGAGAGCATCATGGACGACGAGGTGACCAAGAGGTTTTCTGCTGAGGAGTTGGAGTCATGGAACCTGCTGACCCGTAGCAACTATAACTTCCAGCACATCAGCCTGAGGCTGACGGTCCTGTGGGGGCTGGGGGTGGTGATCCGCTACGGCTTCCTGCTGCCTCTCAG GGTAACTCTTGCCTTCACCGGGGTGGGTCTTCTCGTCGTTCTCACCTCCATCATCGGGTTTCTTCCAAATGGGAG GATGAAGAACTTCCTCAGTGAGCAGGTGCATCTGATGTGTTACCGTATCTGTGTTAGAGCGCTCACTGCCATCATCACCTACCACGACAG TGAAAACAAGCCCAAGAATGGAGGGATCTGTGTGGCCAACCACACCTCACCCATCGACGTCATCATCTTGGCCAGTGATGGCTGCTATGCAATG GTTGGGCAAATCCATGGTGGTTTGATGGGCGTAATCCAGAAGTCTATGGTGAAAGCATGTCCACACATTTGGTTTGAACGCTCTGAAGTCAAAGACcgacatctagtggccaaaag ATTAAGTGATCATGTAGAAGACACAACTAAACTTCCTATTCTCATTTTCCCCGAAG GCACCTGCATCAACAACACTTCAGTAATGATGTTTAAAAAAGGCAGCTTTGAGATTGGCTCCACAGTCTACCCTGTGGCCATcaag TACGACCCCCGCTTTGGCGATGCCTTCTGGAACAGCAGCCAGTTTGGGATGGTCAACTACTTGCTGAGGATGATGAGCAGCTGGGCCATTGTGTGCAGTGTGTGGTACCTGCCACCCATGACCAGAGAG gaaggagaggatgCAGTCAAGTTTGCCAGTCGGGTCAAAGCAGCTATCGCCAGGCAAGGAGGGCTGGTGGACTTGCTATG GGATGGCGGTTTAAAGCGAGGGAAAGTAAAAGATACATTCAAAGAGGAGCAACAAAAGTTATACAGCAAAATGCTAGTGGGAACCCAAGAGGACCGCAGTCGTTCTTGA